The Sphingobacterium bambusae genome includes a window with the following:
- a CDS encoding amidophosphoribosyltransferase, protein MSDAIKHECGIALVRLLKPLSYYQEKYGTPYYGINKLYLLMEKQHNRGQDGAGIATIKFDVKPGNRYISRYRAMGSSAVADIFEYVQKKFAAVNKAYPVESKDTDWLKEHVSFTGEVLLGHLRYGTHGKNSIESCHPFLRQNNWMTRNLVVAGNFNMTNVDELLQQLYELGQHPKEQADTVTVLEKIGHFLDDENQELFDQFKQEGYSNIEISAQIAKNLDVAKILTRSAKTWDGGYTIAGIFGHGDAFVMRDPAGIRPAFYYQDDEVLVVASERPVIQTAFNVPLGAVQEIKPGHALIAKKDGTITQEMFRQPAEQKSCSFERIYFSRGSDADIYKERKELGRLLCPQILEAVGSDIKNTVFSFIPNTAEVSYYGVMEGINTYVRKYQKDVLLNRADKISDGELEEMINITPRFEKLNVKDAKLRTFITQDADRTDMVQHVYDTTYGIVKDHEDTIVAIDDSIVRGTTLKQSILTILDRLNPKKIVIVSSAPQIRYPDCYGIDMSRMGEFVAFEAAISLLKQKGLAHVVDEVYQRCLASVTKPKHEVENYVKAIYEPFTDVEISAEIARIIRPHNLKAELEVVYQTLDNLHQACPNHLGDWYFSGDYPTPGGNKVVNKAFMNWVEGKNVRAYFSN, encoded by the coding sequence ATGAGTGACGCTATAAAACATGAGTGCGGTATAGCACTCGTTCGATTACTGAAACCCCTATCTTATTATCAGGAAAAATACGGTACGCCCTACTATGGCATCAATAAGTTGTATCTCCTTATGGAGAAACAGCATAACAGAGGTCAGGATGGAGCTGGTATTGCAACGATTAAATTCGATGTAAAACCCGGTAACCGCTATATTTCCCGCTATCGAGCGATGGGATCATCTGCTGTAGCCGATATTTTCGAATACGTGCAGAAGAAGTTTGCCGCGGTGAACAAGGCTTATCCGGTAGAATCCAAAGATACCGATTGGCTGAAGGAACATGTGAGCTTTACAGGGGAGGTTCTATTAGGACATCTTCGCTATGGAACGCATGGTAAAAACAGTATAGAGAGCTGTCATCCTTTCCTACGTCAGAACAACTGGATGACGCGTAACCTCGTCGTTGCTGGAAATTTTAACATGACCAACGTAGACGAATTGTTGCAGCAATTGTATGAACTGGGGCAACATCCGAAAGAGCAAGCAGACACGGTAACGGTATTAGAAAAAATAGGTCACTTCTTGGACGACGAAAACCAAGAACTCTTTGACCAATTCAAACAGGAGGGTTACTCCAATATTGAGATCAGTGCACAAATTGCGAAGAATTTGGACGTTGCCAAGATATTGACCCGCTCCGCGAAAACTTGGGACGGTGGATACACCATCGCGGGTATTTTCGGTCATGGCGATGCGTTCGTTATGCGCGATCCTGCAGGTATCCGTCCGGCATTTTATTATCAAGATGATGAAGTGTTGGTCGTTGCTTCTGAGCGTCCCGTTATCCAAACAGCATTTAACGTGCCTTTGGGCGCTGTACAGGAGATCAAACCTGGACATGCTTTGATTGCTAAAAAAGATGGTACCATTACGCAAGAGATGTTCCGCCAGCCGGCAGAACAAAAATCTTGTTCCTTTGAGCGTATTTATTTCTCTCGCGGATCGGATGCCGATATCTATAAAGAGCGTAAAGAATTGGGTCGTTTGTTGTGTCCACAGATCTTAGAAGCAGTAGGTAGTGATATAAAAAATACGGTATTTTCCTTTATTCCAAACACGGCAGAGGTTTCCTACTACGGCGTGATGGAAGGGATCAATACCTATGTGCGTAAGTACCAAAAAGATGTCTTGCTTAACAGAGCGGATAAGATTTCAGACGGTGAACTGGAAGAGATGATAAACATTACGCCGCGATTCGAGAAGTTGAATGTGAAAGATGCGAAATTGCGTACCTTCATTACACAGGATGCCGACCGTACGGATATGGTGCAGCACGTGTACGATACGACTTATGGTATTGTCAAAGATCATGAAGACACGATTGTGGCCATTGATGATTCTATTGTTCGTGGTACAACCCTAAAGCAAAGTATCTTGACGATTTTGGATCGCTTGAACCCAAAGAAAATCGTGATTGTTTCTTCCGCTCCACAGATTCGTTACCCCGACTGTTACGGTATTGATATGTCTAGGATGGGCGAGTTCGTTGCATTCGAGGCAGCAATATCCTTGTTGAAGCAAAAAGGGCTAGCACATGTTGTGGATGAAGTGTATCAACGTTGTTTAGCTTCTGTTACGAAGCCTAAGCATGAGGTGGAAAACTATGTAAAGGCAATCTACGAACCTTTTACAGACGTGGAAATCTCTGCAGAAATTGCACGTATTATACGCCCACACAATCTTAAAGCCGAATTGGAAGTGGTTTATCAAACCTTAGACAATTTGCACCAAGCTTGTCCAAATCACTTGGGTGACTGGTATTTCTCTGGTGATTATCCAACGCCAGGAGGAAATAAAGTTGTGAACAAGGCGTTTATGAACTGGGTGGAAGGAAAGAACGTTAGAGCATATTTTAGTAATTAA
- a CDS encoding glycoside hydrolase family 43 protein produces MKIIPYILFALSFLLFTGCEKNETTDVPYTTPVLLGDPNIMLHDGVYYAYGTNAADGIEVYTSEDLKSWTKSPKLALHKNDTWTQRWFWAPEVYYIASKNKFYMYFTADEHIGVATADSPLGPFTQDVKEPMWKDAKAIDNSLYIDEDGTPYLYFVRFTDGSVVWVAELEDDLKTIKSETLKSCIQVSQGWENIQGRINEGPFVIKHEGLYYMTYSANHFESPYYGVGYATATSPTGPWMKYSGNPILQKPQNYIGVGHHSLFWDKEGQLKIVFHAHYSTGSVLPRVMLIADVNFSNDDVPVMEVSEEVLYPVVVR; encoded by the coding sequence ATGAAAATCATACCTTATATACTTTTCGCACTTAGTTTTCTGCTGTTTACAGGATGCGAAAAAAATGAAACAACGGATGTCCCGTATACGACGCCCGTTTTATTGGGTGACCCCAATATCATGTTGCACGATGGCGTTTATTATGCTTATGGCACCAATGCCGCTGACGGGATTGAGGTTTATACCTCGGAAGATCTAAAAAGCTGGACAAAGTCCCCTAAGCTAGCGCTGCACAAGAACGATACGTGGACACAACGATGGTTCTGGGCTCCAGAGGTCTATTATATAGCTTCCAAAAATAAGTTCTATATGTATTTCACCGCTGATGAGCACATCGGCGTCGCTACCGCAGACTCGCCACTTGGGCCATTCACGCAGGATGTAAAGGAGCCGATGTGGAAAGATGCCAAGGCCATTGACAATTCACTATATATCGACGAAGACGGAACTCCCTATCTTTATTTCGTTCGATTTACCGACGGGTCTGTCGTTTGGGTAGCCGAACTGGAAGACGACCTCAAGACAATAAAAAGTGAAACATTGAAAAGCTGTATCCAAGTGTCCCAAGGCTGGGAAAATATTCAAGGTCGAATCAACGAAGGGCCTTTTGTTATCAAGCATGAAGGCCTTTATTACATGACCTACTCGGCCAATCACTTTGAAAGCCCGTATTATGGTGTTGGTTACGCTACAGCGACTTCACCCACCGGTCCATGGATGAAATACAGTGGCAATCCTATTTTACAAAAACCACAAAATTATATTGGCGTGGGACACCACTCTTTGTTTTGGGACAAAGAAGGGCAACTGAAGATTGTCTTTCATGCCCACTATTCCACGGGTAGCGTGTTGCCCAGGGTAATGCTTATTGCTGATGTTAATTTCTCCAACGATGATGTTCCGGTTATGGAAGTCAGTGAGGAGGTTTTATATCCCGTTGTTGTACGTTAA
- a CDS encoding RagB/SusD family nutrient uptake outer membrane protein — translation MKKLIYIFCALCLLQACKVDVENPNSLIKENFWKTESDALHGVNAIYNMFYKPGTYARWMWFRHDLTSDEGFSQSPWAELREWTQFTYNNYNFAEGNGMTYSECYQAVFRANQVLFHVPQIAFANETNREQLLGQAYFLRGLYYYNLAVLWGTENKSLPIILEPSTPGMQPEGHTETEVFQQAILDLTEAQRLLPNAWSGSDKGRTTRGAALALRAKCYMQLHQWQEARADLAWLVDGEGRSFYDLVPNYANNFSSTQENNIESVFEIQYSDVNKAPAGDGAFSVDPNLGLHRGQFFAPPGVGWNDGELRPWIVSEFKKEKTRTNGNDVRLKFTAFYQGMENDYADNTKIYSLTSNNALWQQSNWQGRVFFRKYSSTDRGLDDYYNPINVRVIRFADVLLMYAECIAESDGNLDEAVALVNRVRERVNMPALTVNHFASTTDKARFLKRLQMERFLELATEGHRWADIKRWGLLNNQAGIDELKQRDADFNNFVIGRHGSLPIPSDEVNNNPNVVQNPNY, via the coding sequence ATGAAAAAATTAATCTATATATTTTGCGCCTTATGTCTGCTTCAGGCATGCAAGGTGGATGTAGAAAATCCGAATTCGTTGATCAAAGAGAACTTTTGGAAAACGGAGTCCGATGCCTTACATGGTGTAAATGCCATCTATAATATGTTTTATAAGCCGGGTACTTATGCGCGCTGGATGTGGTTTCGCCATGATCTGACATCCGACGAGGGCTTCAGCCAAAGCCCTTGGGCGGAACTGCGAGAGTGGACGCAGTTTACCTATAACAATTACAACTTCGCGGAGGGTAATGGCATGACCTATTCGGAGTGCTATCAAGCAGTTTTTCGCGCAAATCAAGTGTTGTTTCACGTGCCGCAGATAGCCTTTGCGAATGAAACAAACCGGGAACAGCTGCTTGGGCAAGCTTATTTTCTTCGGGGCTTATATTACTACAATTTAGCGGTGCTATGGGGAACGGAGAACAAAAGTTTACCGATCATCTTGGAGCCCTCTACGCCGGGGATGCAACCGGAAGGACATACCGAAACCGAAGTCTTTCAACAGGCTATTCTCGACCTAACCGAAGCACAACGTCTTTTGCCTAATGCTTGGAGCGGTTCCGATAAAGGACGTACAACAAGAGGAGCAGCGCTCGCCTTACGTGCTAAATGTTATATGCAACTGCACCAATGGCAAGAGGCACGTGCCGACTTGGCTTGGCTCGTCGATGGTGAAGGACGCAGCTTTTACGATTTGGTGCCAAACTATGCCAATAACTTTAGCTCGACGCAAGAAAATAACATCGAATCGGTGTTCGAAATCCAGTATTCCGATGTGAATAAGGCGCCAGCGGGCGATGGTGCGTTTTCCGTAGACCCCAATTTGGGACTGCATCGGGGACAGTTTTTTGCACCTCCCGGCGTGGGCTGGAATGATGGTGAATTACGTCCTTGGATTGTAAGCGAGTTTAAAAAGGAAAAAACTAGAACCAACGGTAATGATGTGCGTCTGAAATTTACAGCATTTTACCAAGGAATGGAGAATGACTATGCGGATAACACCAAGATTTACAGCCTCACCAGCAACAACGCCTTATGGCAACAAAGCAATTGGCAGGGAAGGGTCTTCTTTAGGAAATATTCCTCAACCGATAGAGGCTTGGATGACTACTACAATCCGATCAATGTGCGCGTCATTCGATTTGCGGATGTATTGTTAATGTATGCGGAATGTATTGCCGAGAGTGATGGAAATTTGGATGAAGCTGTGGCCTTGGTGAATCGTGTGCGTGAACGCGTTAATATGCCTGCTTTAACGGTTAATCATTTCGCGAGTACAACGGATAAAGCCCGTTTTCTAAAACGCTTGCAGATGGAGCGATTCTTGGAACTGGCGACGGAAGGCCATCGGTGGGCAGATATCAAGCGCTGGGGCTTGTTGAACAACCAAGCCGGTATTGATGAATTGAAACAGCGGGATGCCGACTTCAATAACTTTGTCATTGGACGCCATGGAAGTTTACCGATTCCTTCTGATGAGGTCAACAACAATCCGAACGTGGTACAAAATCCAAATTATTAA